A portion of the Mustela erminea isolate mMusErm1 chromosome 19, mMusErm1.Pri, whole genome shotgun sequence genome contains these proteins:
- the DDX19A gene encoding ATP-dependent RNA helicase DDX19A isoform X1 — MATDSWALAVDEQEAAVKSMSNLQIKEEKVKPDTNGVIKTNATAEKTEEEEKEDRAAQSLLNKLIRSNLVDNTNQVEVLQRDPNSPLYSVKSFEELRLKPQLLQGVYAMGFNRPSKIQENALPMMLAEPPQNLIAQSQSGTGKTAAFVLAMLSRVEPAEKYPQCLCLSPTYELALQTGKVIEQMGKFHPELKLAYAVRGNKLERGQKISEHIVIGTPGTVLDWCAKLKFIDPKKIKVFVLDEADVMIATQGHQDQSIRIQRMLPRNCQMLLFSATFEDSVWKFAQKVVPDPNIIKLKREEETLDTIKQYYVLCNNRDEKFQALCNLYGAITIAQAMIFCHTRKTASWLAAELSKEGHQVALLSGEMMVEQRAAVIERFREGKEKVLVTTNVCARGIDVEQVSVVINFDLPVDKDGNPDNETYLHRIGRTGRFGKRGLAVNMVDSKHSMNILNRIQEHFNKKIERLDTDDLDEIEKIAN, encoded by the exons ATGAGTAATTTgcaaatcaaggaagaaaaagtcaaacCAGATACCAATG GTGTTATTAAAACCAATGCCActgcagagaaaacagaagaagaagagaaag AGGACAGAGCTGCCCAGTCCTTACTCAACAAGCTGATCCGAAGCAACCTGGTGGATAACACAAACCAGGTGGAAGTCCTGCAGCGGGACCCGAACTCCCCGCTCTACTCCGTGAAGTCCTTTGAGGAGCTTCGGCT GAAACCACAGCTTCTCCAGGGAGTCTATGCCATGGGCTTCAATCGACCATCCAAGATACAAGAGAACGCATTACCCATGATGCTTGCTGAGCC CCCCCAGAACCTGATTGCCCAGTCTCAGTCAGGTACTGGTAAAACAGCTGCCTTCGTCCTGGCCATGCTCAGCCGAGTGGAACCAGCAGAGAAATACCCCCAG TGTTTGTGCCTCTCCCCAACATATGAGCTGGCGCTTCAAACGGGAAAAGTGATTGAGCAGATGGGCAAATTTCATCCAGAACTAAAGCTTGCTTATGCTGTTCGAGGCAATAAAT TGGAACGAGGTCAGAAGATCAGTGAGCACATTGTCATCGGCACCCCTGGGACTGTTCTGGACTGGTGCGCCAAGCTCAAGTTCATTGACCCCAAGAAGATCAAGGTGTTTGTTCTGGATGAGGCTGACGTGATGATAGCTACTCAGGGCCACCAAGATCAGAGCATCCGCATCCAGAG GATGCTGCCCCGGAACTGCCAGATGCTGCTTTTCTCTGCCACCTTCGAAGACTCTGTCTGGAAGTTTGCCCAGAAAGTGGTCCCAGACCCAAACATTATCAAGTTGAAGCGCGAGGAGGAGACACTGGACACCATCAAGCAGTATTACGTGCTGTGCAATAACAGAGATGAGAAGTTCCAGGCCTTGTGTAACCTGTATGGGGCCATCACCatcgctcaggccatgatcttctGCCAT ACCCGCAAGACAGCGAGCTGGCTGGCAGCAGAGCTCTCCAAAGAAGGCCACCAGGTGGCGCTGCTGAGCGGCGAGATGATGGTGGAGCAGAGGGCTGCGGTGATCGAGCGCTTCCGAGAGGGCAAAGAGAAGGTGCTGGTGACCACCAACGTGTGTGCCCGCG GTATTGATGTCGAACAGGTTTCTGTCGTCATCAACTTTGACCTCCCCGTGGACAAGGACGGGAACCCGGACAACGAGACCTACCTGCACCGGATCGGGCGCACGGGCCGCTTTGGCAAGAGGGGCCTGGCAGTGAACATGGTTGACAGCAAGCACAGCATGAACATCCTCAACAGAATCCAGGAGCATTTTA ataagaaaatagaaagactGGACACCGATGATTTGGACGAGATTGAGAAAATAGCCAACTGA
- the DDX19A gene encoding ATP-dependent RNA helicase DDX19A isoform X2, translating into MSGTFLIRKPQLLQGVYAMGFNRPSKIQENALPMMLAEPPQNLIAQSQSGTGKTAAFVLAMLSRVEPAEKYPQCLCLSPTYELALQTGKVIEQMGKFHPELKLAYAVRGNKLERGQKISEHIVIGTPGTVLDWCAKLKFIDPKKIKVFVLDEADVMIATQGHQDQSIRIQRMLPRNCQMLLFSATFEDSVWKFAQKVVPDPNIIKLKREEETLDTIKQYYVLCNNRDEKFQALCNLYGAITIAQAMIFCHTRKTASWLAAELSKEGHQVALLSGEMMVEQRAAVIERFREGKEKVLVTTNVCARGIDVEQVSVVINFDLPVDKDGNPDNETYLHRIGRTGRFGKRGLAVNMVDSKHSMNILNRIQEHFNKKIERLDTDDLDEIEKIAN; encoded by the exons ATGTCAGGAACATTTCTTATTAG GAAACCACAGCTTCTCCAGGGAGTCTATGCCATGGGCTTCAATCGACCATCCAAGATACAAGAGAACGCATTACCCATGATGCTTGCTGAGCC CCCCCAGAACCTGATTGCCCAGTCTCAGTCAGGTACTGGTAAAACAGCTGCCTTCGTCCTGGCCATGCTCAGCCGAGTGGAACCAGCAGAGAAATACCCCCAG TGTTTGTGCCTCTCCCCAACATATGAGCTGGCGCTTCAAACGGGAAAAGTGATTGAGCAGATGGGCAAATTTCATCCAGAACTAAAGCTTGCTTATGCTGTTCGAGGCAATAAAT TGGAACGAGGTCAGAAGATCAGTGAGCACATTGTCATCGGCACCCCTGGGACTGTTCTGGACTGGTGCGCCAAGCTCAAGTTCATTGACCCCAAGAAGATCAAGGTGTTTGTTCTGGATGAGGCTGACGTGATGATAGCTACTCAGGGCCACCAAGATCAGAGCATCCGCATCCAGAG GATGCTGCCCCGGAACTGCCAGATGCTGCTTTTCTCTGCCACCTTCGAAGACTCTGTCTGGAAGTTTGCCCAGAAAGTGGTCCCAGACCCAAACATTATCAAGTTGAAGCGCGAGGAGGAGACACTGGACACCATCAAGCAGTATTACGTGCTGTGCAATAACAGAGATGAGAAGTTCCAGGCCTTGTGTAACCTGTATGGGGCCATCACCatcgctcaggccatgatcttctGCCAT ACCCGCAAGACAGCGAGCTGGCTGGCAGCAGAGCTCTCCAAAGAAGGCCACCAGGTGGCGCTGCTGAGCGGCGAGATGATGGTGGAGCAGAGGGCTGCGGTGATCGAGCGCTTCCGAGAGGGCAAAGAGAAGGTGCTGGTGACCACCAACGTGTGTGCCCGCG GTATTGATGTCGAACAGGTTTCTGTCGTCATCAACTTTGACCTCCCCGTGGACAAGGACGGGAACCCGGACAACGAGACCTACCTGCACCGGATCGGGCGCACGGGCCGCTTTGGCAAGAGGGGCCTGGCAGTGAACATGGTTGACAGCAAGCACAGCATGAACATCCTCAACAGAATCCAGGAGCATTTTA ataagaaaatagaaagactGGACACCGATGATTTGGACGAGATTGAGAAAATAGCCAACTGA